The nucleotide window TAAGGTAGAATTTGTAAGCAAGTACACCTTCGCCAAAGGCGATACATCTCTTGAAGAATTTTTGAATACGACCTTAGCATTGGGTAATAATAAAACGAATTATACAAACATCACCCAAGATAATTTTGATAATAAAGAGGCGCCACTAAAAATTTCCTACGATTTAAATATTAATAATTATGCAAAAACTATTGGCGATAAAATTTACCTCAACTTAAATATCGATAAAACTCTTTCCAATAGCAATGTAGATCTACAAACACGGAAATACAGCAAGAAAATAGACCATAAATTCAAGAAAATATTTAATACAGAATTTCAATTACCTGCGGGCTACAAAGTGAGTGACCTTCCCGAACCATCTACATACGACCATGAGGATTACTCATTCAATATTTCCTATAAACAAGAAGATGGTAAGGTTATTCAAGAAAAAACATTGATAATAAATACATTAAGTATAGAAAACGATAATTTTGGCAGTTGGAATGAATTTATCAAAAGCCTTATAAAAGCCTACAAAAAAAGTATAATCATAGAAAAGATATAATGAAGAGATTAGTTGTGTTATTGCTCCTAATTGGGAGCTTTACTTATGCCCAGGAATTTAAAAATTACGATTGGCAACCAAAACCAAAAATTCATAAACTAACTGATACCGAAAAGGATAATTCCTCTATCGGAATTTTAAAAAGGCATATTGTAGAATATTATATACCTGCCGATTCTGAAGAACCTAAAATTTATGAAACCGAGCATACCATCACAAGGGTCATAGACGACAAAGGGATTGCACAAAATAACACAGTTTATGTGCCGATGTATGGCGTTAATGAAGTAATCGACATTAAAGCACGTGCTATTTCTTCTACTGGCAAAATAACCTTGTTAAATAAGGAAAACATTAAAGAAGTTAAGAATGTAGAGGAATATGGAGATTTCAAAATATTCGCTCTGGAAGGTGTTGAGAAAAATTCTGAAATCGAAGTATTGTATACCGTTGAGAAGGATTACGACCTATATGGCTCTGAAGTTCTACAATCTGGTCAACCAATAAAGCTGGCTGAATTTTTATTTATAACAGGCGAACTTAACTCCAATGTTAAAGCCTATCGCACGGATGCCAAATTTGAAGATGTAGTTCTCGATGGAAGAAAGGCAAAGAAATTGGTAATTGAAAATATCCCTGCCATGATGGAGGAGGAATATGCCACTCCCAAAGCCAATAATATTGAGGTGGTATATCAATGTTTTCCAAAAGGACAGAATATTACACAAGAAATGTTCTGGACGAATGTTTCCAACAACATTGGCAGAAAAGTGTTTCATACTGAAACTTCTCCTGTACTAGAGGCCGATATTGCAAAAATCACAGATGGTAACAAAGATCTTTCCGACTTTCAGAAGGCGAACAGAATCGACAATTTTGTTAAAACCAATTTCTCTGTTATTAAAAATAATAATGAAGAATTGAGCAACCTTAACTATGTTCTTCAAAATAGAACAGCAAGTGATTTTGGTATTTTAAAAGTTTATGCTAGCTACTTGTCAGCATTAGAAGTTCCTTATGAAATTGTTATTACGGCAAATAGATTTCAATTGAAATTCGATCCTGATTTTTTCGTACCAGGCATGCTGAGAGATTTCATGATTTATCTACCTACCGAAAAGAAATATATTTCTCCAGACAGGCTTGAATACCGTGTTGGTGAAGCACCATTCAACATTTTAGGCAATAAAGGATTGTTTATTAGAAATGACTATAGCCATTACTTTCAAAAAATTGATCAGGTTGATCCAGATTATAGTCGGACAGAACGGAATATGCAAATCAGTTTCCCTGATGAATTCGACCATGTGAATATTAAGCAGCAACAAAGATATACTGGGCATTGGTCTGCTACAAATAGGGGTGTCTTAACGTTTACAAGTGAACAAGGCAAGGAAGATTTTAAAGATTACCTCACAGGTTCTGGTATTGAGGATAAGGAAATTGTTAATTATACGGTTAAAAATGAGGATTTAAATCAGGAGGAATACAACGTTCCATTTGAAGTTGTTTCTGAAATAAATTCTGGATCATTATTGGAGGAAGCTGGAGATAGCTATATTTTTCAAGTAGGAAAAGTAATTGGTACCCAAAGCGAATTGTATCAAGAAAATGAACGTGTAAACCCTATTGAAATGACCTATCCCAATCAATACGATTATACTATTACAGTACAGATCCCCGAAGGTTATACTGTGGAAGGGTTAAATAGTTTGAAACTGGATAAGAACTATAAAATCGATGGTAAAAAAATTGCAAAATTCGAATCTAATTACGAATTGAAAGGAAACGAATTAATAATTAAAATTCAGGAGTTTTATAAGACCAATGAATTCGATTTAAATAGGTATGAAGAATTCAGAACCGTAATTAATGCTGCATCCGATTTTAATAAGGCTGCAATTTTAATTAAGGCGACTGAATAAACCAGTTTACATTAATGTAAAAAGGAGCGAAATTCGCTCCTTTTTTTATTCGATTATTTTATAGTCTTCGGTTGGTCCTAATTCTAGTTTGCCAAATAGCTTTTCTTTCCAATTTTTCCATTTGTAAACCTTGGCAAAAATGAGCAGAAGTACTGGGAATAATATAAAAACAGGTAAAACCAAATCAATGAAATCAAGATGTGGTTCAGATACATCTTTCAAAATGGAATAGGTTTGAAATGCTGTCCAATCTGATGTAACCAACAAAGCGGTAAACAAATTATTCGCGGCATGGAATCCCAAAGACAACTCCATTCCTTCATCCATAAGGGTTAAAATTCCAAGGAATAAACCTGTTCCAATATAATATACCATAATGCTATAACCCAGTTTTTCTACCTCAGGATTAAACACGTGTAACGATCCAAATATCAATGAAGTTAAAAGCAACGGGAACCATCTATTCTTTGCTAAAATCCCAAAACCCTGCATTAAATAACCTCTAAACAAAAACTCTTCAACACTAGTCTGAATAGGTATTAATGCAATTGCAATTACCGCCAGCAATAAGAACCGATTTAGTTCAAAATTAAATTGATAATCTTCGGGTGTTAGGTATAGATAATCTAAAATTACAAGTCCTGAAGACAAAATACCCCAAAATAAGAAGGCAAACATAATTCGTTTCCAATCTACTTTTGGTCTTGTGGTTATAATTTCCTT belongs to Aegicerativicinus sediminis and includes:
- a CDS encoding CPBP family intramembrane glutamic endopeptidase; translation: MFIELALKIKNDFWRYLIGSLIVFAMAIIGQFPLMGVIGYKAIQNNDLTFLNEETIYNYLDSNLFLFLMLISFLFALVGLWLALKYLHHQRFKEIITTRPKVDWKRIMFAFLFWGILSSGLVILDYLYLTPEDYQFNFELNRFLLLAVIAIALIPIQTSVEEFLFRGYLMQGFGILAKNRWFPLLLTSLIFGSLHVFNPEVEKLGYSIMVYYIGTGLFLGILTLMDEGMELSLGFHAANNLFTALLVTSDWTAFQTYSILKDVSEPHLDFIDLVLPVFILFPVLLLIFAKVYKWKNWKEKLFGKLELGPTEDYKIIE